The proteins below are encoded in one region of Gammaproteobacteria bacterium:
- a CDS encoding aromatic ring-hydroxylating dioxygenase subunit alpha — protein sequence MSALPPLHKPLTQDAETSFTLPSEYYLSAEIFELEKQKIFYRTWQYVAHQSSLPNSGDYITLSI from the coding sequence ATGTCGGCATTACCTCCCCTGCATAAACCGTTAACGCAAGATGCCGAGACATCATTTACCCTACCCTCCGAGTACTATCTTTCCGCAGAAATCTTCGAACTCGAGAAACAAAAGATATTCTACCGAACCTGGCAATATGTTGCTCACCAGAGCAGCTTGCCGAATTCGGGAGACTATATAACGCTTAGTATCT
- a CDS encoding glycine betaine/L-proline ABC transporter ATP-binding protein, whose product MSEAPQIVCKNIWKIFGTYPERTLENLDRSLSRAEVQEQTGHVIGVNDVSFEINKGETFVVMGLSGSGKSTLVRCISRLIEPTAGEMIIDGEDIMGYNGTQLTELRRFRMSMVFQHFGLFPHRKVIDNISFGLEIRGMDKKERKAKALEVLEKVGLHGWADHYPRELSGGMQQRVGLARAMAVDPEILIFDEPFSALDPLIRREMQDELIKIQAEVRKTMIFITHDFLEAIKMGDHIAIMKDGVVVQIGTPEEIVANPVDDYVREFTEDVPRYKVLSVGKIMRDASDAIRNNGAQRVNEGAKLDSLIDLIIQTEGPLAVVNDEDRIVGEIDQAMILKAMDSRS is encoded by the coding sequence ATGTCCGAAGCACCTCAAATCGTCTGTAAAAATATCTGGAAGATATTCGGAACCTACCCCGAACGGACACTGGAGAACCTCGACCGATCTTTGTCGCGCGCCGAGGTACAGGAGCAAACCGGACATGTGATCGGCGTTAATGACGTTTCTTTTGAAATCAACAAAGGCGAAACCTTCGTCGTCATGGGCTTGTCGGGCAGCGGCAAGTCGACTTTAGTGCGCTGTATTTCAAGATTAATCGAACCCACCGCCGGGGAAATGATCATCGACGGCGAAGACATCATGGGTTATAACGGCACCCAGCTCACCGAACTACGCCGCTTTCGCATGAGCATGGTGTTCCAGCATTTCGGCCTGTTCCCGCATCGCAAGGTTATCGACAATATTTCCTTCGGCCTCGAAATTCGCGGCATGGATAAAAAGGAACGCAAAGCCAAAGCGCTGGAAGTGCTGGAAAAGGTCGGCCTTCACGGTTGGGCCGATCATTACCCGCGTGAACTCTCCGGCGGGATGCAACAACGAGTCGGGCTGGCCCGTGCGATGGCAGTAGATCCCGAGATCCTGATCTTTGACGAACCCTTCAGCGCACTTGATCCGTTGATACGTCGCGAAATGCAGGACGAGCTCATCAAAATCCAGGCCGAAGTGCGCAAGACCATGATCTTCATCACGCATGATTTTCTCGAAGCGATTAAAATGGGAGATCACATCGCGATCATGAAAGACGGCGTCGTGGTGCAAATCGGCACACCTGAAGAAATCGTCGCTAACCCGGTCGATGACTATGTGCGCGAATTCACCGAGGATGTGCCACGCTACAAGGTATTGAGCGTCGGCAAGATCATGCGTGATGCCTCCGATGCGATCAGGAACAATGGCGCGCAACGTGTCAACGAGGGCGCCAAGCTCGACTCATTAATCGACCTTATCATCCAGACCGAAGGCCCACTCGCGGTGGTTAATGACGAAGACAGGATCGTCGGTGAAATCGACCAGGCGATGATTCTGAAAGCGATGGACAGTCGTTCCTGA